One window from the genome of Pararhizobium gei encodes:
- a CDS encoding histidine phosphatase family protein, translating into MAWQRIILALCFCALGTSPARAQDNDAWATFRLPGTHALMRHATAPGIGDPANFRLGDCATQRNLDQRGRDEAEAIGAAIRAHGVPVNRVLTSQWCRTRDTARLLGLGTAREEPALNSFFEDSSTRQKQTRDVVTLLSSLSPQDKAILVTHQVNITALVGGGVSSGEIILVSVTPNGTLAVEGRIQPGG; encoded by the coding sequence ATGGCATGGCAGCGCATCATCCTGGCTTTGTGCTTTTGCGCACTGGGCACATCCCCAGCACGTGCGCAGGACAACGATGCCTGGGCAACCTTCCGGCTTCCGGGCACGCACGCTCTTATGCGCCATGCAACGGCCCCTGGAATAGGTGATCCCGCTAACTTCCGCCTCGGAGATTGCGCAACACAGCGCAATCTCGATCAAAGGGGCCGCGACGAGGCCGAAGCCATTGGCGCGGCGATCCGTGCACACGGTGTCCCCGTCAACCGCGTATTGACCAGCCAGTGGTGCCGGACGAGGGACACGGCGCGTCTTCTCGGGCTCGGCACGGCGCGCGAGGAGCCAGCCCTCAATTCCTTTTTCGAGGATAGCTCAACCCGACAGAAGCAGACCCGCGACGTGGTTACGCTGCTTTCATCCTTGTCGCCGCAGGACAAGGCGATCCTCGTCACCCATCAGGTCAACATCACCGCCCTCGTCGGCGGCGGCGTTTCATCCGGCGAGATCATCCTCGTCTCCGTGACGCCAAACGGCACCCTCGCCGTTGAGGGCCGCATCCAGCCTGGCGGCTAG
- a CDS encoding helix-turn-helix domain-containing protein: MFSGKRLTLARDRRGLTGIQLSELSGITAVTISRLESGQTKQPDDETIARLAGALRYPGDFFFKAAPEELDDNTVSFRSLKKMSAKQKNAALGAGSLGLELYDLVENDYHLPEPNVPEFSGGHEPYVAARLVRQHWGLGDRPIGNVLRLLESRGVRVLSLEESNKNVDAFSFWRKGKPFVFLNTFKTAEHSIFDCGHELGHLCLHKHAGPRSIKSAEMEANMFASSFLMPEHDVKAAIPHRLISVKTIIASKIRWKVSAMALTVRLHQLEMLSDWQYRSMCIDLGKLGYRSSEKIGVVREKSVLWQKILADLWSKKLTKEDLGKKLGFPYDEVERLIFQLAGDVPVPSPQKVQLKEVPKA, translated from the coding sequence ATGTTTAGCGGGAAACGACTAACCCTCGCTAGAGATAGACGGGGGCTTACAGGGATTCAACTTTCGGAACTCAGCGGCATAACCGCTGTAACAATATCGCGACTGGAAAGTGGACAGACAAAGCAGCCCGACGACGAAACGATCGCCCGCCTTGCCGGCGCTCTTCGCTATCCCGGTGATTTCTTCTTTAAGGCGGCGCCGGAAGAGCTTGACGATAACACTGTTAGCTTCCGAAGCCTTAAGAAGATGAGCGCAAAACAGAAGAATGCGGCACTTGGCGCTGGGAGCTTGGGTCTTGAACTTTATGACTTAGTTGAAAACGACTACCATCTGCCAGAGCCTAACGTGCCAGAGTTCAGCGGTGGCCATGAGCCCTATGTTGCGGCTAGACTTGTTAGGCAGCATTGGGGGCTTGGAGACCGCCCTATTGGCAACGTCCTCCGGCTTCTTGAATCAAGGGGTGTCCGTGTGCTCTCTTTGGAAGAAAGTAATAAAAATGTAGATGCTTTTTCTTTCTGGAGAAAAGGAAAACCGTTTGTCTTCCTTAACACGTTCAAGACCGCTGAACATAGTATTTTTGACTGCGGACATGAGCTAGGGCATCTGTGTTTGCATAAGCATGCAGGCCCAAGATCTATAAAATCTGCTGAGATGGAAGCAAATATGTTTGCTTCATCATTTTTAATGCCAGAACACGACGTAAAGGCGGCGATACCTCATCGTCTGATCAGCGTTAAGACGATCATTGCATCAAAGATTAGGTGGAAAGTCTCAGCTATGGCTCTTACTGTTCGGCTTCACCAGCTTGAGATGCTTTCGGATTGGCAATATCGGTCGATGTGCATTGATCTTGGTAAGCTCGGGTATCGTTCTTCTGAAAAGATTGGCGTCGTACGAGAGAAATCCGTCCTTTGGCAAAAAATTCTAGCTGATCTTTGGTCAAAGAAATTGACCAAGGAGGATCTGGGTAAGAAACTAGGCTTTCCATATGACGAAGTTGAGCGACTCATCTTCCAACTTGCAGGTGATGTGCCGGTCCCATCACCTCAAAAGGTTCAACTCAAAGAGGTGCCGAAGGCGTGA
- a CDS encoding uracil-DNA glycosylase, with translation MISSNDMSPAELAALLHFHAEAGVEWLLEEAPVDRFAEFSAAKAARGNGMGQALQKTQDLPASDTPRARTGRDAGHAAGNRTPAAAVPIAPQMAIPDEQAIAEARQAAQSAGSLGELKAAIEAFSHCNLRNSARNTVFADGDPASGIMIIGPMPNGDDDRDGAPFSGKQGQMLDRMLAAIGLDRSTVLLSNVIPWRPPGNRVPSPRETDICRPFIERQIALAQPKHLLILGNFAGRFFFGGNETIHQVRGTWRDIKTGDTTVPALATLHPQDLLSAPASKRMAWQDLLAFKARLLG, from the coding sequence ATGATCTCCAGCAACGACATGAGCCCGGCCGAGCTTGCCGCGCTTCTGCATTTTCATGCGGAAGCGGGGGTCGAATGGTTGCTGGAAGAGGCGCCGGTCGATCGGTTTGCCGAATTTTCGGCAGCGAAGGCAGCGCGTGGAAACGGCATGGGACAAGCCTTGCAAAAAACGCAAGACCTGCCCGCAAGTGATACACCTCGGGCACGCACGGGCCGCGATGCCGGCCATGCCGCTGGAAACCGCACCCCTGCCGCCGCCGTTCCGATCGCCCCCCAGATGGCGATCCCGGACGAGCAGGCCATCGCCGAAGCCCGGCAGGCTGCCCAGTCAGCGGGCTCACTTGGCGAATTGAAGGCCGCGATCGAGGCCTTTTCCCACTGCAATCTCAGAAACAGCGCCCGCAACACTGTTTTTGCAGACGGCGATCCCGCATCCGGCATCATGATCATCGGCCCGATGCCGAATGGCGATGACGATCGTGATGGCGCGCCGTTTTCCGGAAAACAGGGGCAGATGCTCGACCGGATGCTGGCTGCCATCGGGCTCGACCGATCCACGGTGCTGCTCAGCAACGTCATCCCCTGGCGCCCGCCGGGCAACCGCGTCCCCTCGCCGCGCGAAACCGATATCTGCCGGCCATTCATCGAACGGCAGATCGCGCTGGCGCAACCGAAGCACCTGCTCATCTTGGGGAATTTTGCCGGCCGGTTCTTCTTCGGCGGCAATGAGACGATCCATCAGGTGCGTGGTACCTGGCGCGACATCAAGACCGGCGACACCACTGTCCCGGCTCTGGCGACGCTACACCCGCAGGACCTCCTGTCGGCACCGGCCAGCAAGCGCATGGCATGGCAGGATTTGCTCGCCTTTAAAGCCCGGCTGCTTGGTTAA
- a CDS encoding DoxX family protein: MPSFIRTLLESRIFGILARIVLTYIFWASGIAKLVDFDAAVAEMSHFGLEPAPLYAVAVIVTQLGGSALIIANRWTWLGAGALAVFTALTIPIAHTFWTMQEPMKTIEFYVVMEHITVIGALMVVSWKSVPQDAPAAARREYANA, translated from the coding sequence ATGCCATCCTTTATTCGTACTCTTCTTGAAAGCCGCATATTCGGCATTCTGGCACGCATCGTGCTGACCTATATTTTCTGGGCGAGCGGCATTGCCAAGCTCGTCGATTTTGATGCCGCAGTCGCGGAGATGTCCCATTTCGGGCTTGAACCCGCGCCACTCTACGCGGTTGCCGTCATCGTGACCCAGCTCGGCGGTTCGGCGCTGATTATTGCAAACCGCTGGACATGGCTCGGCGCCGGCGCGCTTGCGGTCTTCACGGCGCTGACCATTCCCATCGCCCACACGTTCTGGACCATGCAGGAACCGATGAAAACCATCGAATTCTATGTGGTCATGGAGCATATCACCGTGATCGGCGCGCTGATGGTCGTCTCCTGGAAGTCGGTGCCGCAGGACGCTCCCGCGGCCGCCCGCCGCGAATACGCGAACGCCTGA
- a CDS encoding L,D-transpeptidase: protein MSLTRRGLLLGMSALLAGCVTRGPGAALNYAALPGEKFPLPAMPLDKIKPELRRQEVAYETKHDAGTIVVDTPARRLYYVLGGGRAMRYGIGVGRNGYALAGSAYIGRKAEWPSWTPTDNMIRRDPGRNRKYAGGVPGGLSNPLGARAIYLYRGGNDTMFRIHGTTQPWSIGQAMSSGCVRMLNHDVIDLYERVEPGGRVVVLQA, encoded by the coding sequence ATGTCGCTTACCCGCCGTGGCCTGCTTCTCGGCATGTCCGCTCTCCTTGCCGGCTGCGTGACACGCGGGCCGGGTGCCGCGTTGAACTACGCGGCACTTCCGGGCGAAAAATTTCCGCTGCCGGCCATGCCGCTCGACAAGATCAAGCCGGAACTGCGCCGGCAGGAGGTCGCCTACGAGACTAAGCACGACGCGGGCACCATCGTCGTCGATACCCCGGCGCGCAGGCTCTATTATGTGCTGGGCGGCGGCAGGGCCATGCGTTACGGCATCGGCGTCGGCCGCAACGGCTACGCGCTGGCGGGCTCCGCCTATATCGGCCGCAAGGCCGAATGGCCAAGCTGGACGCCGACCGACAACATGATCCGCCGCGATCCCGGCCGCAACCGCAAATATGCCGGGGGTGTACCGGGCGGTCTCAGCAATCCGCTCGGCGCGCGCGCCATCTATCTCTATCGCGGCGGCAACGACACCATGTTCCGCATTCACGGCACGACCCAGCCCTGGTCGATCGGCCAGGCCATGTCGAGCGGCTGCGTGCGCATGCTCAATCACGATGTCATCGACCTCTACGAGCGCGTCGAGCCCGGCGGCCGCGTCGTCGTCCTGCAGGCTTAA
- a CDS encoding type II toxin-antitoxin system VapB family antitoxin → MRTTVTIDDALLADAKEFSGIEETAAVIKEALTALVQREAARRLSRLGGSAPDIEAPPRRRFGA, encoded by the coding sequence ATGCGAACCACCGTGACAATTGACGACGCGTTGCTTGCCGATGCCAAGGAATTTTCAGGCATCGAGGAGACGGCTGCCGTCATAAAAGAGGCGTTGACCGCTCTTGTCCAAAGAGAGGCAGCGCGGCGGCTATCGAGACTGGGAGGCAGCGCGCCGGACATCGAGGCACCCCCGCGTCGGCGATTTGGCGCATAA
- a CDS encoding Hsp70 family protein codes for MAKALGFDFGTTNSVLAASTGDMTQSLSFTSSAGTTDSMRTALSFMKHPQMGAAAVKIEAGQAAIREFIDNPGDARFLQSIKTFAASPLFQGTLIFARRNTFEDLMRAFLTRIADYAGEDWKQEFGRIVVGRPVQFAGSNPDEALALERYGKALSSFGFPEVHYVYEPVAAAFFFAQQLKTDATVLVADFGGGTTDYSIIRFESHAGKLTAVPVGHSGVGVAGDHFDFRIIDTVVSPLIGKGSQFRSFDKLLDVPSSYYANFGRWNQLSIFKTLKDFADLKQLVRSAVEPEKLEAFVDLVDHDEGYPLYQAISATKMRLSLEEETEFHFAPLGEKSRQTVRRSDFESWIAPDLARIEQALDEVLTVTNTPAAGIDKVFLTGGTSFVPAIRRLFESRFDAHRIESGGELLSIAHGLALIGERDDIERWTAMAA; via the coding sequence ATGGCCAAGGCACTCGGCTTCGATTTCGGCACGACCAATTCCGTGCTCGCCGCCTCGACGGGCGACATGACGCAATCGCTGAGCTTTACCAGTTCCGCCGGCACGACCGATTCGATGCGCACCGCGCTGTCCTTCATGAAACATCCGCAAATGGGCGCGGCTGCCGTGAAGATCGAGGCCGGCCAGGCTGCGATCCGGGAATTCATCGATAATCCCGGCGACGCCCGCTTCCTGCAGTCGATCAAGACCTTCGCGGCAAGCCCGCTGTTTCAGGGAACGCTGATCTTTGCCCGGCGCAACACGTTCGAGGATCTGATGCGCGCCTTCCTCACCCGCATCGCCGACTATGCCGGCGAGGACTGGAAGCAGGAGTTCGGCCGCATCGTCGTTGGCCGTCCCGTGCAGTTCGCCGGCAGCAATCCCGACGAGGCGCTGGCGTTGGAGCGCTACGGCAAGGCCCTGTCCTCCTTCGGCTTTCCCGAGGTCCACTATGTCTACGAGCCCGTCGCGGCCGCCTTCTTCTTTGCCCAGCAGCTCAAGACGGATGCGACCGTGCTGGTCGCCGATTTCGGCGGCGGCACGACGGACTATTCGATCATCCGCTTCGAAAGCCATGCGGGCAAGCTGACAGCCGTGCCTGTCGGACATTCCGGCGTCGGCGTCGCCGGCGACCATTTCGATTTCCGCATTATCGACACGGTGGTGTCGCCGCTCATCGGCAAGGGCAGCCAGTTCAGAAGCTTCGACAAGCTCCTCGACGTGCCCTCCAGCTACTACGCCAATTTCGGCCGCTGGAACCAGCTGTCGATCTTCAAGACGCTGAAGGATTTTGCCGACCTCAAGCAGTTGGTGCGCTCTGCCGTCGAGCCGGAGAAGCTCGAAGCCTTCGTCGATCTTGTCGATCACGACGAGGGATACCCGCTCTATCAGGCGATATCGGCAACCAAGATGCGGCTGTCGCTGGAGGAAGAAACCGAGTTTCATTTCGCGCCGCTCGGCGAAAAAAGCCGCCAGACGGTGCGCCGCAGCGATTTCGAAAGCTGGATCGCGCCGGATCTTGCCCGCATCGAACAGGCGCTGGACGAGGTGCTGACGGTGACCAATACGCCCGCCGCCGGCATCGACAAGGTGTTTCTGACAGGCGGCACGTCCTTCGTTCCCGCCATTCGCCGCCTGTTCGAAAGCCGTTTCGACGCGCACCGCATCGAGAGCGGCGGCGAACTGCTGTCGATCGCCCACGGCCTGGCGCTGATCGGCGAACGCGACGACATCGAACGCTGGACGGCGATGGCCGCTTGA
- a CDS encoding electron transfer flavoprotein-ubiquinone oxidoreductase produces MSDRQELPERESMEFDVVIVGAGPAGLSAAIRLKQVNPELSVVVVEKGAEVGAHILSGAVVDPLGMDRLLPGWREEEGHPFKTKVIDDQFLLLGPAGSIRLPNFAMPPLMNNHGNYIVSLGNVCRWLAEKAEGLGVEIYPGFAATEVLYNEQGAVTGIATGDMGIEKNGEPGQNFARGMELLGKYTLIGEGVRGSLAKQLIAKFDLSKDREPQKYGLGIKELWQVKPENHKQGLVQHSFGWPLGMKTGGGSFLYHLEDNMVAVGFVVHLNYKNPYLYPFEEFQRFKTHPAIRGTFEDGKRLSYGARAITEGGYQSVPKLSFPGGALIGCSAGLVNVPRIKGSHNAVLSGMLAAEKIADAIAAGRANDEVVEIENGWRDSAIGSDLKKVRNVKPLWSKFGTALGVALGGLDMWTNTLLGFSFFGTLKHGKTDAQALEPAAKHKPIAYPRPDGVLTFDRLSSVFLSNTNHEEDQPVHLKVKDMELQKRSEHDNYAGPSTRYCPAGVYEWVEKDGDEVFVINAQNCVHCKTCDIKDPNQNITWVPPQGGEGPVYPNM; encoded by the coding sequence ATGAGCGACAGACAAGAACTGCCCGAACGCGAGTCCATGGAATTCGACGTGGTGATCGTTGGTGCGGGGCCGGCGGGTCTTTCTGCGGCCATCCGGCTGAAGCAGGTGAACCCGGAGCTTTCGGTCGTGGTCGTGGAAAAGGGCGCCGAAGTCGGCGCACATATCCTGTCGGGCGCGGTCGTCGATCCGCTGGGCATGGACCGTCTTCTGCCGGGTTGGCGCGAAGAGGAGGGGCATCCCTTCAAGACCAAGGTGATTGACGACCAATTCCTGCTGCTCGGCCCGGCCGGATCGATCCGCCTGCCCAACTTCGCCATGCCGCCGCTGATGAACAATCACGGCAACTATATCGTCTCGCTCGGCAATGTCTGTCGGTGGCTGGCCGAAAAGGCGGAAGGCCTGGGTGTCGAGATCTATCCGGGTTTCGCCGCTACCGAGGTTCTCTACAATGAACAGGGTGCCGTGACCGGGATCGCCACCGGCGATATGGGCATTGAGAAGAACGGCGAGCCCGGCCAAAACTTTGCCCGCGGCATGGAACTGCTCGGCAAGTACACGCTGATCGGCGAGGGCGTGCGCGGTTCGCTCGCCAAGCAACTGATCGCCAAATTCGATCTGTCGAAAGACCGCGAGCCGCAAAAATACGGGCTCGGCATCAAGGAGCTCTGGCAGGTCAAGCCGGAGAACCACAAGCAAGGCCTCGTCCAGCATTCCTTTGGCTGGCCGCTTGGCATGAAGACGGGCGGCGGCTCCTTCCTCTACCATCTCGAGGACAACATGGTTGCCGTCGGCTTTGTCGTGCACCTGAATTACAAGAATCCCTATCTCTATCCGTTCGAGGAATTCCAGCGTTTCAAGACGCATCCGGCGATCCGCGGCACTTTCGAGGACGGCAAGCGCCTGTCCTACGGCGCCCGCGCCATCACCGAGGGCGGCTACCAGTCGGTTCCGAAACTGTCTTTCCCCGGCGGCGCCCTCATCGGCTGTTCCGCCGGTCTGGTCAACGTGCCGCGCATCAAGGGCAGCCACAATGCCGTGCTCTCGGGCATGCTGGCGGCTGAAAAGATCGCCGATGCGATCGCGGCAGGCCGCGCCAATGACGAGGTCGTCGAGATCGAGAACGGCTGGCGCGACAGCGCCATCGGCTCCGACCTCAAGAAGGTGCGCAACGTCAAGCCGCTCTGGTCGAAGTTCGGCACCGCGCTCGGCGTGGCGCTGGGCGGGCTCGACATGTGGACCAATACGCTGCTCGGCTTCTCCTTCTTCGGCACGCTGAAGCATGGCAAGACGGATGCGCAGGCGCTGGAGCCGGCCGCAAAGCACAAGCCGATCGCCTATCCGAGGCCGGATGGCGTGCTGACCTTCGACCGCCTCTCCTCGGTGTTCCTGTCGAACACCAATCACGAGGAAGACCAGCCGGTGCATCTGAAGGTCAAGGACATGGAGCTGCAGAAGCGTTCCGAGCACGACAACTATGCCGGGCCTTCGACACGCTACTGTCCGGCCGGCGTCTACGAATGGGTGGAGAAGGACGGCGACGAGGTCTTCGTCATCAACGCCCAGAACTGCGTCCACTGCAAGACCTGCGACATCAAGGACCCCAACCAGAACATCACCTGGGTGCCGCCGCAGGGTGGTGAGGGGCCGGTCTATCCGAATATGTGA
- a CDS encoding type II toxin-antitoxin system VapC family toxin produces the protein MILVDASVWIDHLRAPVEELQALLESSSVLMHPFVIGEIGLGSIPRYDFTMRGLSKFPLATKARDDDVLYLVREHRLYGRGVGYIDVHLLASTLLTPEACLWTRDKRLAEIAASFGVGYNR, from the coding sequence ATGATACTTGTCGATGCCTCTGTCTGGATCGACCATCTTCGCGCGCCCGTCGAAGAATTGCAGGCTCTTTTGGAGAGCAGCAGCGTCCTGATGCACCCTTTTGTGATCGGAGAGATCGGGTTGGGCAGTATCCCGCGTTACGATTTCACGATGCGCGGTCTTTCGAAATTTCCTTTGGCAACAAAGGCACGGGACGACGATGTTCTCTATCTGGTTCGTGAACATCGACTCTACGGACGAGGCGTCGGATATATTGATGTCCATTTACTGGCATCGACTCTTTTGACGCCGGAGGCATGCCTTTGGACCCGCGACAAACGGCTGGCCGAAATCGCTGCCTCCTTCGGCGTCGGCTACAACCGCTGA